The DNA window TTCTCCTAATATCGTGCTCAATGCATGACCTGATGCAGCTTGGCGCGGAATGAGCGAATCCGAGACGTATCGAGATACGATGAGGATTTCGCGATTGAGCACGAGCCGCATAAGGGCGTGCAGTGAGTGCGAGATGGGGAAATTATTTATGGATGGGGCCTAAGTCCGCGTCGCTTCCGCAAAGTATCCGCGTTCAGTTCGCATTGTAGCCAAGCTCGGCAATGGCTTTGACGAGGGCATCCTTCGTGACCTTTGACGGGTCTATTTCAAAAACGCCGCTCTTGCCCTCGTAGTTCACCGTAGCCGATTTGACGCCGTCCATTCCGGAGGTGAGCATCTGGATGCCCACGGCGCAACTGCCGCAGTGCATACCTTCTATGTGTAAGGTAAGTGTTTCCATAGCGACTGTTCGTTAGTAATTAATGGCTAATAATATCAAACCTGTTTTCTTCACAAGTGCAAAGAGTAAAACCAAAACTCAAGAACAACACAGTAAAAATTCCAAGCTCCAACCAACAAGTTCCAAATAAATTTCAAATTCCAATGCATCAAATCTCAAACACGCACGTTGTGTTTGGAAATTGGATTTTGAATATTGAGATTTGTTTGGAGACGGATTTTTTGCTTGCCCGCCGAAGCCAGCGCGAAGGCGGGGAAATTGGAAATTCGTACTTCCTACATAGGACACGTTTCCGCAGGAGATTCGATCTTTGACCCTCCTGCCTCACCAACCTCCATTCGAAGTCCGAGCTCGGCACCGATTGTTTTCATAATTGTCTCCGGCGTCGTGACTCCCGAATCGAACGTGACGTCAAGCGCACGCTCTTCGTAACGTACCTCGACGCTCGAAACGCCCGGGAGCGAAGAGACGATGCCTTTCATAGTTCCCGGTATCGACGGACAGCCGATGCGGGAGGGATGGAGGGTGATTGTTTCCAACATAAATTTTTATAAAATAGTGCTAACAGTAAAAATTCCTCAAGATATAAAAGATCGAATTTCCAAGCTCCAAATCTACAATTTCCAAATAATTTCCAAATCTCAAAGCGCCAATTTCCAAACACGTCCGTCGTGTTTGAGATTTTAAAATATGGAAATTGAGAT is part of the bacterium genome and encodes:
- a CDS encoding heavy-metal-associated domain-containing protein, with the translated sequence METLTLHIEGMHCGSCAVGIQMLTSGMDGVKSATVNYEGKSGVFEIDPSKVTKDALVKAIAELGYNAN
- a CDS encoding heavy-metal-associated domain-containing protein, with protein sequence MLETITLHPSRIGCPSIPGTMKGIVSSLPGVSSVEVRYEERALDVTFDSGVTTPETIMKTIGAELGLRMEVGEAGGSKIESPAETCPM